One window of Dehalobacterium formicoaceticum genomic DNA carries:
- a CDS encoding Txe/YoeB family addiction module toxin produces MNYEPWKIVYTKQGLKDKRKAYEAGFSEKIKTLLELVRKNPFEDYPPFEKLVGDLNGAYSIRINRQHRFVYQVYQKERTVKVISMWTHYE; encoded by the coding sequence GTGAATTATGAGCCCTGGAAAATTGTCTACACAAAGCAAGGCTTAAAAGATAAACGCAAGGCATATGAAGCAGGCTTTTCCGAAAAAATTAAAACTCTCCTGGAATTAGTACGAAAAAATCCCTTTGAAGACTATCCACCCTTCGAAAAACTTGTCGGAGATTTAAACGGTGCTTACTCAATAAGAATCAACAGACAACATAGATTTGTCTATCAGGTTTATCAGAAAGAGCGCACTGTGAAAGTAATTAGTATGTGGACACATTACGAGTGA
- a CDS encoding YtrH family sporulation protein, with translation MNLFYQKLLLIYFTALGVLVGASLIGSIAAVITRYPPIEILLRISREIKIWAIVAAIGGTFSTIEILQLGILEGEIRALIKQLFYIISAFAGAHTGYLIITHLVGRSL, from the coding sequence ATGAATCTTTTTTATCAAAAATTACTTTTAATATACTTTACCGCCTTGGGCGTATTAGTCGGTGCCTCCTTGATCGGCTCTATTGCCGCTGTGATTACCCGCTATCCCCCCATCGAAATATTATTAAGAATATCCCGGGAAATCAAAATTTGGGCCATTGTGGCAGCCATCGGGGGCACCTTTTCCACCATTGAAATCCTTCAGCTGGGCATTTTGGAAGGGGAAATCCGGGCTTTAATCAAACAATTATTTTATATCATCTCTGCCTTTGCCGGAGCCCATACCGGCTATTTGATTATTACCCATCTGGTAGGCCGCAGCTTATGA
- a CDS encoding GerW family sporulation protein encodes MELKENLDTLFDRLEKFFRTETVIGNPINVGEVTLVPIIEVGFGMGSGGGSGKDGKGNDGTGGGTGVGAKISPNSILVIKGGEVSLITLKDKGSLEKVLAMVPDIVNQIKDKSEENEE; translated from the coding sequence ATGGAATTAAAAGAAAACCTGGATACGCTATTTGACAGACTGGAAAAATTTTTCCGTACGGAAACCGTGATTGGAAATCCCATTAATGTAGGAGAGGTTACCTTGGTGCCCATTATCGAGGTGGGTTTCGGTATGGGATCCGGCGGAGGTTCAGGCAAGGACGGAAAAGGAAATGACGGTACCGGCGGCGGAACCGGAGTCGGAGCTAAAATCTCTCCTAACAGCATATTAGTGATCAAGGGTGGTGAGGTATCTTTAATTACCCTGAAAGATAAGGGATCCCTGGAAAAGGTGCTGGCGATGGTTCCTGATATTGTAAATCAGATTAAGGATAAATCGGAGGAAAATGAAGAGTAA
- a CDS encoding YigZ family protein gives MEKILTLSKKGTSRLVEKKSVFMGHAAPVRDEQDALGFIDEVRKSMPDAGHHTFAYRIGKNNEIQRANDGGEPSGTAGRPMLEIIKQENLQDTLVVVTRYFGGVLLGTGGLIRAYGKAAHEAMLDAVIMEKIDGQKIALYLDYHNLGKVQNFLEQAHIFVENILYTDQVQLSCILVFDRRDEVIQKIRDLCHGEVVVSLGEREYFPGL, from the coding sequence ATGGAAAAAATTTTAACTCTAAGCAAAAAAGGCACTTCCCGCCTGGTTGAAAAGAAATCCGTTTTTATGGGTCATGCCGCTCCGGTGCGGGATGAGCAGGATGCCCTGGGCTTTATTGATGAGGTGCGCAAATCCATGCCGGATGCGGGACATCATACCTTTGCTTATAGAATCGGCAAGAACAATGAAATTCAACGGGCCAACGATGGAGGAGAACCCTCCGGAACAGCGGGGCGTCCCATGCTGGAGATCATTAAACAGGAAAATTTACAGGATACCTTGGTAGTTGTAACCCGATATTTTGGCGGAGTTCTATTGGGCACAGGAGGTTTAATCCGGGCTTACGGCAAAGCAGCCCATGAAGCGATGCTGGATGCGGTGATCATGGAAAAGATTGATGGGCAAAAAATTGCCTTATACCTGGATTACCACAATCTGGGGAAAGTGCAGAATTTTCTGGAGCAAGCACATATTTTTGTGGAAAATATTCTTTATACGGATCAGGTTCAGCTTTCCTGCATCCTTGTTTTTGATCGGCGAGATGAAGTGATCCAAAAAATCCGGGATCTTTGTCACGGTGAGGTGGTGGTCTCTTTGGGGGAACGAGAGTATTTCCCCGGACTTTGA
- a CDS encoding M56 family metallopeptidase — protein MEHFLPFLPDLFLKVLNMSITASYVIIFVMAARLLLKKAPKIFSYSLWSVVLFRLICPFSFTSAFSILKVFFHGSRSMDHIPNQIGMMAQPRMETGPDQVNAMINGSLPAAAVPYSGANPMEMIMFALSLIWVIGMMILVVYGVSSYFLLKRKVSTGMLLKDNVFESEKIAAPFVLGIIRPRIYLPLGLSETEKSFILKHEQTHIRRFDYIIKPFAFLVLCIHWFNPIVWISFVLMSRDMEMSCDEQVIKELGTEIKKDYSASLLSLAVNRGKISGSPLSFGETGVKGRITNVLNYRRPALWVIVAAIILVAAMVIGLSGNPDAITDNEGKKMQMAETWAESLRTRDGKPRYEIMSESMKEKFVAEQIQRSGDDWNYNIGGSSPWVESFTIDVEGDKANITYHLADSDGGKYEQTEIITFGREDNRLVVIDAWEQIAEWERVNSFAPTALQAAQDYIKALKESNYLSILSWSHDHPFDPMGQEIWDTVKIRDVKIIQEDVRENKACFWLEMDIEEGGTSAFEKGVSPRWLWLVKGEHGWYVEGLMTGGPPTDDWYLTGNQPAKEISIADLTEKSIITSDRFEFTDYPLIAELPQEDIYLYGMKPTGVVLKYGDDMQLFNWIYTTPRFILPVLNKQDLDHDGRDEIVCVLNVNSGTGVAIDELHVLKQAGTPGYIDYIFSDYLEQMKTMLSADYDKKENSILLKTSNKSYTYDMPAGYEEYTFKNIAYGNIVYFEAENGLKIKVPIGLAFEEMAEPQFFEDTPIFEGDIVFRNGKFQITNPEITIE, from the coding sequence ATGGAACATTTTCTGCCTTTTCTGCCGGATTTATTTTTAAAAGTTCTGAATATGAGCATCACAGCAAGCTACGTTATTATCTTTGTCATGGCTGCACGGCTGTTGCTGAAAAAAGCCCCGAAGATTTTTTCCTATTCCCTGTGGTCGGTGGTATTGTTTCGCCTGATATGTCCTTTTTCCTTTACTTCCGCGTTTAGTATTTTAAAGGTCTTCTTTCACGGATCAAGGAGCATGGATCACATTCCTAATCAGATTGGGATGATGGCACAACCCCGGATGGAAACCGGGCCGGATCAGGTAAATGCCATGATCAACGGTTCATTACCGGCGGCAGCTGTGCCTTATTCCGGTGCCAATCCCATGGAGATGATTATGTTTGCTTTATCGCTGATCTGGGTAATCGGCATGATGATCTTGGTCGTTTACGGTGTTTCGTCCTACTTTTTATTAAAACGAAAAGTCAGCACAGGGATGCTTTTGAAGGACAATGTTTTTGAAAGTGAAAAAATTGCCGCACCCTTTGTTCTGGGTATCATTCGTCCGAGGATTTATCTGCCCCTAGGTCTTTCGGAAACAGAGAAAAGCTTTATTTTAAAGCATGAGCAAACCCATATCAGACGTTTTGATTACATAATTAAGCCTTTTGCCTTTTTAGTCCTTTGTATTCACTGGTTTAATCCTATAGTCTGGATCAGCTTTGTACTGATGAGCCGTGATATGGAAATGTCCTGTGACGAACAGGTAATCAAGGAGCTGGGTACAGAAATCAAGAAGGATTACAGCGCGTCTTTATTATCACTGGCTGTAAACAGGGGCAAGATCAGCGGAAGTCCTTTATCCTTTGGGGAAACAGGTGTCAAAGGGCGTATCACAAACGTCCTCAATTACCGGCGCCCCGCTTTGTGGGTAATAGTTGCGGCCATCATTTTAGTGGCGGCCATGGTCATTGGACTTTCCGGCAATCCCGATGCTATTACCGATAATGAAGGGAAGAAAATGCAGATGGCAGAAACTTGGGCCGAATCCCTCAGGACCCGGGACGGTAAACCACGCTACGAAATCATGTCCGAGAGTATGAAGGAAAAATTCGTAGCCGAGCAAATACAACGATCCGGTGATGATTGGAATTATAATATTGGTGGTTCCAGCCCTTGGGTGGAGAGTTTTACCATTGACGTGGAGGGAGATAAGGCAAATATCACCTATCATTTGGCAGACAGCGACGGCGGAAAGTATGAACAGACTGAGATTATTACCTTTGGCCGAGAAGATAATCGCCTCGTTGTCATCGATGCCTGGGAACAAATTGCCGAATGGGAAAGAGTGAATTCTTTTGCGCCCACAGCTTTACAGGCTGCCCAGGATTACATCAAGGCCCTCAAGGAAAGTAATTATCTGTCCATCCTATCTTGGTCCCATGATCATCCCTTTGATCCCATGGGGCAGGAAATTTGGGACACGGTAAAAATCAGAGATGTCAAAATAATTCAAGAAGATGTACGTGAAAACAAGGCATGTTTTTGGCTGGAAATGGATATTGAGGAGGGAGGCACTTCTGCCTTTGAAAAAGGAGTTTCCCCCCGATGGCTGTGGCTGGTCAAAGGTGAGCATGGTTGGTATGTGGAAGGTTTGATGACCGGGGGGCCGCCAACTGATGATTGGTATCTTACCGGAAATCAACCGGCAAAGGAAATAAGTATTGCTGATTTAACCGAAAAGTCAATTATCACCAGTGATCGCTTTGAATTCACAGACTATCCCTTGATCGCTGAACTTCCCCAGGAGGATATCTATTTATATGGCATGAAGCCTACCGGCGTAGTACTAAAATATGGTGATGATATGCAACTTTTTAATTGGATTTACACAACGCCGAGATTTATTTTGCCTGTGTTAAATAAGCAGGATCTGGATCATGACGGCAGGGATGAAATTGTATGTGTCCTCAATGTAAATTCAGGTACAGGAGTAGCTATTGATGAATTACATGTTTTAAAGCAGGCTGGAACTCCCGGTTATATTGATTATATCTTCAGTGATTATTTGGAACAAATGAAAACGATGCTTTCTGCTGATTATGATAAAAAAGAAAATAGTATTTTATTAAAAACCAGCAATAAAAGTTACACCTATGATATGCCGGCAGGATATGAAGAGTATACTTTCAAAAATATAGCCTACGGAAATATTGTTTACTTTGAGGCGGAAAATGGATTAAAAATAAAGGTTCCCATTGGTTTGGCCTTTGAGGAGATGGCAGAACCCCAGTTTTTCGAGGATACTCCAATTTTTGAAGGAGATATTGTATTTAGAAATGGTAAATTTCAGATTACAAATCCAGAAATAACAATTGAGTAA
- a CDS encoding helix-turn-helix domain-containing protein has product MNIQQLIKEKGMSKYSLSKASGVPWSTLSDIFSGKTDLNRCSVKTLSKLSKVLEMPIEEIIELEIETKDDIDARKPRDKSYLETNLSGTLDGALRAYIQGEKEGVLHLDCLWNELYGSINADLWAGYITEEQANYLRKEYLYGETQEDLDD; this is encoded by the coding sequence ATGAATATACAACAACTTATAAAAGAAAAAGGCATGTCAAAATATAGTTTATCAAAAGCAAGCGGTGTACCCTGGTCTACATTATCTGATATATTTTCAGGTAAGACAGACCTCAATAGATGCAGTGTGAAAACACTTTCTAAACTATCCAAGGTACTTGAAATGCCCATTGAAGAAATTATTGAATTAGAAATAGAAACAAAAGATGATATAGATGCTAGAAAGCCTAGAGATAAATCTTATTTAGAAACAAATTTATCGGGAACTTTAGATGGAGCATTAAGAGCCTATATTCAAGGTGAAAAAGAAGGGGTGCTTCACTTAGATTGCTTATGGAACGAACTATATGGTTCAATTAATGCAGATCTTTGGGCAGGCTATATTACTGAGGAACAAGCAAATTATTTAAGAAAAGAATATCTCTATGGAGAAACTCAGGAGGATTTAGATGATTGA
- a CDS encoding type II toxin-antitoxin system Phd/YefM family antitoxin, producing the protein MTIINATTARNNFFKLIEEALTTHEPVYITSKTGNVVVLSEEDYRSIQETLYLCSVPTMREKIMEGLNTPLDECIEDDLEDTAGEL; encoded by the coding sequence ATGACAATTATCAACGCCACTACCGCGAGAAACAATTTTTTTAAATTGATAGAAGAAGCACTTACAACCCACGAACCCGTGTATATCACAAGCAAAACGGGAAATGTGGTTGTATTGTCTGAGGAAGATTACAGGTCAATCCAAGAGACCCTCTATCTTTGCTCTGTACCTACCATGAGGGAAAAAATTATGGAGGGATTAAATACCCCTCTTGATGAGTGTATAGAGGATGATTTGGAGGATACCGCCGGTGAATTATGA
- a CDS encoding pirin family protein, which translates to MQKREINKMIRGQRATDGAGVRLVRVLGHKDVYDFDPFLMLDSFDSTNPSDYTAGFPMHPHRGIETITYLISGKIEHEDSMGNKDTINPGESQWMTAGSGIMHQEMPKAADRMLGFQLWLNLPREEKMAEPAYLAITRDMIGKINKDGAEVRVLSGSFEEKTGVAPHHIPASIYDISLAKGGRIQIPTKSDETVFVFLIEGDGVINEETVLSKTAVLFGEGDYITVSASEETELRFIFFAGKPLHEPIAWGGPIVMNTQAELQHAFDELNKGTFIKHK; encoded by the coding sequence ATGCAAAAACGTGAAATTAATAAAATGATTCGTGGACAAAGAGCCACAGACGGTGCGGGAGTCCGGCTTGTCCGGGTGCTGGGGCACAAAGACGTGTACGATTTCGATCCCTTTCTGATGCTGGATTCTTTTGACTCAACCAATCCGTCAGATTATACGGCCGGTTTCCCGATGCATCCCCACCGGGGTATTGAAACCATCACTTATTTAATTTCCGGGAAAATAGAGCATGAGGACAGCATGGGTAACAAGGACACCATTAATCCCGGTGAAAGCCAGTGGATGACTGCCGGAAGTGGTATTATGCACCAAGAGATGCCCAAGGCGGCGGACAGAATGCTGGGTTTTCAATTGTGGCTGAACCTGCCCCGGGAGGAAAAAATGGCTGAGCCTGCCTATCTGGCGATCACCCGGGATATGATCGGCAAAATAAATAAGGATGGAGCAGAGGTTCGTGTGTTATCGGGCAGTTTTGAAGAAAAGACCGGCGTTGCCCCCCACCATATTCCCGCATCCATCTACGATATTTCCCTGGCCAAGGGCGGAAGGATTCAAATTCCTACCAAATCCGATGAAACCGTGTTCGTTTTTCTCATCGAGGGAGATGGTGTCATTAACGAAGAGACAGTTTTGTCCAAAACCGCTGTTTTGTTCGGAGAAGGTGATTATATCACCGTATCTGCATCTGAAGAAACTGAACTGCGCTTCATTTTCTTTGCAGGAAAACCCCTGCACGAACCTATCGCCTGGGGTGGTCCCATTGTGATGAATACCCAGGCAGAGCTGCAGCATGCCTTTGATGAGTTGAACAAAGGTACTTTTATCAAGCATAAGTGA
- a CDS encoding BlaI/MecI/CopY family transcriptional regulator, producing the protein MNKLNLCESEYRFACIVWEHEPLGSGDLVKHCHEKLGWKKSTTYTVLKKLCEKGVLKNENAIVSALVKREQVQKFESEQFLSKTFDGSLPQFIASFMSDKKLSSAEAEELKKLIDSFEG; encoded by the coding sequence ATGAATAAATTAAATCTTTGCGAAAGTGAATATCGTTTTGCTTGTATTGTATGGGAGCATGAGCCCCTCGGCTCAGGGGATCTGGTGAAGCATTGCCATGAAAAGCTGGGCTGGAAAAAATCTACTACTTATACCGTATTGAAAAAGTTATGCGAAAAAGGAGTATTGAAAAATGAAAACGCCATCGTTAGTGCTCTTGTAAAACGAGAACAGGTACAGAAATTTGAAAGCGAGCAGTTTTTAAGCAAAACCTTTGATGGTTCATTGCCCCAGTTTATTGCCAGTTTTATGAGTGATAAAAAACTGTCTTCCGCCGAAGCGGAAGAACTGAAAAAACTGATTGATAGCTTTGAGGGGTGA
- a CDS encoding ATP-binding protein, protein MDNTSIPWWMRIRTHVLLFGLAMSIFPLFILSNLSFNTVKQYMLNSIWEQNFEGVSVLADEVQEVFKNIENNLSYISVANGDALLGDDENKRQLVFKTLLDQEPFVEEIRVADKNLTVLDKIPWGNTAESDLFIPSHQSIFLSKVIFSETGDPKMYVTTAIPDPNTGERIGYFQVKIDLNSIIDNFTGHRLSKEGNLYFIDKSGNLIGHTEYSRVLDREDFRGNPAVQNFLEGNEYSQGTEYKNSEGTNVIGWFAKVGNPDWGVFIEQTTREAYQPIYSFTLKLLIIAILIMIIGSLLSIIFGLKLVQPLENLEGQVKKIISTGDIQEEIPIESWDEIGRLVQSFNQLLFLLDETNENLKNEKELLRIVVDGIGAGMVLLDEERNIVWWNSIFARWFGDKLTDLPWKLSLEKDRVFTVNVNGEHRHMRQILYELTPDKSNNAAYLLLLEDVTQQTEMEARMIESDKMATVGLLASGVAHEINNPLAIVAAHSEDLLDRLKEEDQSLEQDEIKAGLNIVLEQVIRCKQIISRLLGLARKSHDNDYVDIGQSSAQVLELLKHRAKQKNIKIVSQIDAGLFVLGNESEWQQVVLNIVTNALDASNAGGTLEVAAGRDDNNNEEIHFSVHDYGQGIPEKYLKKLFVPFFTTKPVGQGTGLGLFISYSIVQKMQGKLFIDSTEGKGTIVDITLPSYKVGA, encoded by the coding sequence GTGGACAATACTTCTATTCCCTGGTGGATGCGTATTAGGACGCATGTACTCCTATTTGGCCTGGCTATGTCTATTTTCCCCTTATTTATCCTTAGCAATTTAAGCTTCAATACTGTTAAGCAATATATGCTAAATAGTATTTGGGAACAAAACTTTGAGGGAGTTTCCGTACTGGCGGACGAAGTACAAGAGGTATTTAAGAATATTGAAAACAATTTAAGCTATATTTCTGTAGCTAATGGGGATGCTCTTTTAGGTGATGATGAAAACAAAAGGCAATTAGTTTTTAAAACTTTACTAGATCAGGAACCTTTTGTTGAAGAAATAAGGGTAGCTGACAAAAATTTAACGGTGCTGGATAAAATCCCCTGGGGAAATACAGCTGAATCTGATTTATTTATTCCCTCCCATCAGTCTATTTTTCTGAGCAAAGTTATATTTTCTGAGACTGGTGATCCCAAGATGTATGTAACAACGGCTATTCCGGATCCTAATACAGGAGAAAGAATAGGGTATTTTCAAGTAAAAATTGATTTAAATAGCATCATTGACAATTTTACCGGACATCGGTTGAGTAAAGAAGGGAATTTATATTTTATTGATAAATCCGGTAATTTAATTGGACATACTGAATACAGCCGGGTTTTAGACCGGGAGGATTTTCGGGGAAATCCTGCTGTACAAAACTTTTTGGAAGGGAATGAATATTCCCAGGGCACAGAGTATAAAAACTCTGAGGGCACAAATGTTATTGGCTGGTTTGCCAAAGTGGGTAACCCTGATTGGGGCGTATTTATTGAGCAAACCACCAGAGAGGCCTATCAACCTATTTATAGTTTTACATTGAAACTGCTCATCATTGCCATTTTGATAATGATCATTGGTTCTCTTCTAAGTATTATCTTTGGTTTGAAGCTGGTTCAGCCTTTGGAGAACCTGGAAGGACAGGTTAAGAAAATTATCTCTACAGGCGACATTCAGGAGGAAATTCCTATTGAGAGTTGGGATGAAATCGGCAGGTTGGTCCAATCTTTTAATCAATTATTGTTTCTTTTAGACGAGACTAATGAAAATTTAAAAAACGAAAAAGAATTATTGCGCATCGTTGTTGACGGAATTGGAGCAGGAATGGTACTCCTCGATGAAGAAAGAAATATCGTATGGTGGAATTCCATCTTCGCCCGTTGGTTTGGTGATAAATTAACTGATTTACCATGGAAACTTTCCCTGGAAAAAGATCGGGTCTTTACCGTCAATGTTAATGGAGAACACCGGCACATGCGTCAGATATTGTATGAATTAACACCTGATAAATCCAATAATGCCGCTTACCTATTGCTCCTCGAAGATGTTACTCAACAAACGGAAATGGAAGCCCGGATGATAGAATCGGATAAAATGGCAACTGTCGGTCTTTTGGCCTCAGGGGTAGCCCATGAGATTAATAATCCTCTGGCGATTGTTGCCGCCCACAGTGAGGATTTGCTGGACCGCTTGAAAGAGGAAGATCAGAGTCTGGAGCAGGACGAAATTAAAGCGGGCTTAAATATCGTATTAGAACAAGTTATCCGCTGTAAACAGATTATATCTCGTCTCCTGGGTCTTGCCCGCAAGAGCCATGATAATGATTATGTGGATATTGGGCAATCAAGCGCTCAGGTTTTGGAACTATTAAAGCATCGAGCAAAACAAAAAAACATAAAAATTGTGAGCCAGATTGATGCCGGCCTTTTTGTATTAGGCAACGAAAGTGAGTGGCAGCAGGTGGTTTTAAATATTGTCACCAACGCTCTGGATGCGTCAAATGCTGGAGGAACACTGGAAGTCGCGGCCGGGCGTGACGACAATAATAATGAAGAGATCCATTTTTCTGTACATGATTATGGGCAGGGTATTCCGGAAAAATATCTAAAGAAACTCTTTGTCCCTTTCTTTACCACCAAACCTGTGGGACAAGGAACCGGCCTTGGTTTATTTATCAGTTACAGTATCGTACAAAAGATGCAGGGAAAATTGTTTATTGACAGTACAGAAGGAAAAGGGACCATCGTAGATATTACCTTACCTTCTTATAAGGTGGGTGCATAA
- a CDS encoding YeiH family protein, protein MAQVKVNKTSPSGGWSDLWKKEDYWAVWLGLGVVLIAILLWSFGSNIMKTIAVSIPSWSEFGEPTAFLGQNIGNIILLYLCFLAIFSLAVKVLGYDVKQFAIGFTVLYVLSVIVTIFGSWTLMKKWNLEAPLLALAVGLILGNFLTIPKWLDAALKTEFFVKTGIVLMGATLPFTLIMQSGPVAFLQATIIAVTTFLTIYWAGTRLFGLDKRFSTCLAAGGSICGVSASIAIGGAVKAEKQHVSVAISLVVVWATIMIFSLPILIKALGIPDGPAGAWIGTSEFADAAGIAAAAAIGEQAIKTFTLMKVVGRDMFVGIWAFIMALISVTKWEKRDDGTKPNAGEIWSRFPKFVLGFFLASIIVTLLISGLDASAAKTVDAGIIKPIKELRSWAFIFTFLSIGLTTRFRDLTSVGWKPFAAFTTGVLINVPLGYILSVIIMGGYWALVK, encoded by the coding sequence ATGGCACAGGTTAAGGTAAACAAAACATCCCCTTCCGGAGGATGGTCCGATCTTTGGAAAAAAGAAGATTACTGGGCAGTGTGGTTGGGTCTCGGGGTAGTTCTTATTGCTATTCTTTTATGGTCTTTTGGAAGTAATATTATGAAAACTATTGCTGTTTCGATACCTAGTTGGAGTGAGTTTGGTGAGCCTACCGCTTTTCTGGGCCAAAACATCGGCAATATCATCTTGCTTTATCTTTGTTTTTTAGCAATTTTTTCTTTAGCTGTTAAGGTTTTAGGATATGACGTAAAACAGTTTGCTATCGGCTTTACTGTACTTTATGTACTCAGTGTCATTGTTACAATTTTTGGATCCTGGACATTAATGAAAAAGTGGAACTTAGAAGCACCCCTTTTAGCACTTGCTGTCGGACTTATTTTAGGTAACTTTTTAACTATTCCTAAATGGCTGGATGCTGCATTAAAAACCGAATTTTTTGTAAAAACAGGTATTGTATTAATGGGGGCAACCCTTCCTTTTACCCTGATCATGCAGTCCGGTCCGGTAGCGTTTTTGCAAGCTACCATCATTGCAGTAACTACATTTCTCACTATTTATTGGGCAGGAACCAGGCTCTTTGGCTTGGACAAACGTTTCTCCACTTGTCTGGCTGCCGGGGGTTCTATTTGCGGGGTATCTGCTTCCATCGCCATCGGCGGCGCGGTAAAAGCTGAAAAACAACATGTTTCCGTAGCAATTTCCCTGGTGGTCGTGTGGGCAACGATCATGATTTTTTCCTTGCCGATCTTGATTAAGGCTTTGGGTATTCCGGACGGTCCTGCGGGCGCTTGGATCGGAACCTCAGAATTTGCCGATGCAGCAGGTATTGCTGCTGCTGCAGCAATTGGTGAGCAGGCCATTAAAACCTTTACCTTAATGAAGGTAGTTGGGCGGGATATGTTTGTAGGTATTTGGGCCTTTATCATGGCATTGATTTCTGTTACCAAATGGGAAAAAAGAGACGATGGAACAAAGCCGAATGCCGGTGAGATCTGGTCCCGTTTCCCTAAATTCGTTTTAGGATTCTTTCTTGCTTCTATTATTGTTACCCTCTTGATTTCCGGTCTTGATGCCTCTGCTGCTAAGACGGTTGATGCGGGTATTATTAAACCAATTAAAGAATTAAGGAGCTGGGCGTTTATCTTTACCTTCCTTTCTATCGGTTTAACTACTCGTTTCAGGGACTTAACCTCTGTAGGCTGGAAACCCTTTGCAGCCTTTACCACCGGGGTTTTAATAAATGTTCCTCTGGGATATATACTATCGGTGATTATCATGGGCGGTTATTGGGCCTTAGTGAAATAA
- a CDS encoding LytR/AlgR family response regulator transcription factor, translating to MLNIAICDDENSFCTELEEYLLKINNKYHVDIYSTGEELCQKIAEKAHYDLIFLDIEMSKLNGIETGKYIRENLHAHFIQIVYVSAQSNYAMELYSEN from the coding sequence ATGTTAAATATCGCTATTTGCGATGATGAAAATTCCTTTTGTACAGAATTAGAAGAATACCTGTTAAAAATAAACAACAAATACCATGTGGATATATATAGTACCGGCGAAGAATTATGCCAAAAAATAGCGGAAAAAGCACATTATGATTTAATTTTTCTGGATATCGAGATGAGTAAGTTGAACGGTATCGAAACAGGAAAATACATCAGAGAAAATTTGCATGCCCATTTTATTCAAATTGTTTATGTCTCGGCTCAATCCAATTATGCTATGGAATTATACTCAGAAAATTAA
- a CDS encoding HipA domain-containing protein codes for MIDFTSCEINKFKAYGGANGNKINIIYEGESYMLKFPPVPSRNKFMSYTNGCISEYIACNIFKILGIITQETILGTYTDRRGKEKIVVACKDFTADGKKLMEFAHLKNTCIDSEQSGYGKELSSILKTMEEQTLLPPNEIRSFFWDLFIVDALLGNFDRHNGNWGLLIDEELKTVEIAPVYDCGSCLYPQLSEEGMKKVLDSDDEINQRIFVFPASSIEEDGKKISYFDFISSLKDPECNKALKRISQRINIDKINELIDGIPALIPIQKDFYKVMITERRKKILDFSMDLLIKQEKEMSQQDETTGFNQ; via the coding sequence ATGATTGATTTTACATCGTGTGAGATAAATAAGTTTAAAGCCTATGGCGGGGCAAACGGAAATAAAATCAATATCATTTACGAAGGCGAAAGTTATATGTTAAAGTTCCCACCTGTACCTAGCAGAAACAAATTCATGAGTTATACAAATGGATGTATTAGTGAATATATTGCTTGCAATATATTTAAAATCCTTGGGATTATAACACAAGAAACTATATTAGGAACATATACAGATAGACGTGGTAAAGAAAAAATTGTAGTTGCCTGCAAAGACTTTACAGCTGATGGTAAGAAATTGATGGAGTTTGCTCATCTAAAAAACACCTGTATTGATAGTGAACAAAGTGGATATGGAAAAGAATTGTCATCTATTTTAAAAACAATGGAAGAGCAAACTTTATTACCACCAAATGAAATTCGTTCGTTTTTTTGGGATTTGTTTATAGTAGATGCATTGCTTGGAAATTTTGATAGGCATAATGGCAACTGGGGATTACTGATAGATGAAGAATTAAAAACTGTGGAAATAGCTCCAGTTTATGATTGTGGTTCTTGTCTGTACCCACAGCTTTCAGAAGAAGGAATGAAGAAGGTTTTGGACAGTGATGATGAAATTAATCAAAGAATATTTGTATTTCCTGCGTCATCTATTGAAGAAGATGGTAAAAAGATTTCCTATTTTGACTTTATATCTTCATTAAAAGATCCAGAGTGTAATAAAGCTTTAAAAAGAATTTCCCAACGGATTAATATAGATAAAATAAATGAATTGATTGATGGGATTCCTGCACTTATACCAATTCAAAAGGATTTTTACAAAGTAATGATTACCGAGCGCAGGAAAAAAATACTAGATTTCAGTATGGATTTATTGATAAAACAAGAGAAAGAAATGTCACAGCAAGATGAAACCACGGGATTTAATCAATAG